The Pithys albifrons albifrons isolate INPA30051 chromosome 1, PitAlb_v1, whole genome shotgun sequence genome contains the following window.
CCTGACAGGGAACAACCAGGGAGATCCAGGCACAGGTGAGGTGTGAGGGAGAAGTGAAGGAACAGGGATTGGTTTCCTTGTTTAGGTGCCCCAGTGCTGATGAAAACATTGGGAAACACATAGTGCTGAATGGATCCAGGGCACGAACACTGCCTATGGTTTGGttaattgttttcctttgctcagAAGCCTTGGCACAATCCTCTCCAGAGAGCAGAGAACTGCTCCAGGATAAGAGGGAATGTGTTCCTTGGCACAATCCTCTCCAGGGAGCAGAGAACTGCTCCAGGGTAAGAGGGACTGTGGTCCTagtccagcactgcagccatgGAAGGAGGGGAATAGCTTAGAGTAAGTGACCATCCTTTTATTACAAAGGAAAGTGAAACCCAGTAACCACTGAAATGGCCTTTATTGATCTGCAGTACAAAGGGATGAGGGATGAGAGGGGAGGTCACCGCTCCTCAGGCAGCAGGACGTTCTTCAGGACTGTTTTCATCTCAGGACTGAGGGTCTTGGGGAAGGAGATGTCGAAGTAGATGAGCAGGTCCCCCTTGCACTGGGGGTCCTGGAGCAGCGGCATTCCCTCCCCGGGAACCACCTTGCAGTACTTGGGGCTGCCGAGCAAAGGAAGGGGCTCAGAGAGCCCTGGGATGGTCCCAACCATCCACCCTCATCTCCCTCCAGactcccacccacccacaccagGCCCTCTCCCAGCAAAATGGCCCCAGACCAGAAGAGTCACCCACTGTgggcatcctcctcctcctgcagccccagacTGGCTGGAAAAGCCTTTGGAGCACCCCAGTGCTCAGGAATTGCCAAGCTCTTGCCGCAGGGGTTCCTCTGAGCACCCACTCACCTCCATGCTCCCCCAGATCCATGGAAAGGCCCCGTTTCCCCACGGCACTTACTCCACAATATCGTTAATGGGGATGTTCAGCAGCCTCCCATCCAGTGTCCACACATCCAGGGTGCATCCAGTCAGTGCCTGTGGAGCCCAGAgtggcaccaggagctgctcctgctgctccaggagccaaAGGTGGAGCTCTGTCCTCTCATTCCTCTCCTTACCTTTCCCAGGGGGATTGAGGCAACATAAATGAGGTTGTTGTCAGCTCTTTTGAACCTTGCATGCAGCTTCTCCTGGACAACAAAGATGATGTCAGCTGGAATGACATTGGGGCCCTGaaattgagggggaaaaatggaTCATGGGATCATGGAATTGCAGGTTGAGAGGGACAgtaaagctcatccagttccactgCCCTTGCATATAGATCTTtcacaccttccactagaccaggttgctccaagctccatccagcctggccttggaaaCCTGAAAATGATTTTACACAGGGAAAGCTGACACAAATTCCCACCCTTTTGTTGCTGCTCTCAGCTGGCtatggagaagggaaaggtattttctctttttaataaacaaagGAGGCTTTTGTCAGACTCCTGCTCAGCCAAGGGAAATCAAACTGACTGAGTACCAGGCAGAAAACCACCCTTTCCAATTACTGGTTTTAATCTAAGAAAAACCCAGGCAGGAATGGCTCCTCAGGGTGTTTCTGGGCACAGGAATGCTGCATTGCTCCAGTGGTTGTGCTGCCAAGTGCCCTCAGCAATGGGAAACCAGAACTTCATGTCCTGGAAGAACTTTTTTCCATGGAGGTTGGCaaggaacagctgcccagggacagcatGCAGTCTTCCCCTCtggacattccaaacccacctggaacGTGTGTCACCTGATCCAGGTggccctgccttggcaggggcttggactgggtgatctccagagctcccttccaaccttaagagttctgggattctgtgcttACCTGGTCTCCTTCCTTCTCAAAGGTGACCCTGGTGCCACGTTTCCATCCCGGCTGCACATCGATGGTCAGGATCTTATCCCTGATGGTGCTTGTCTGGCCATCCTCGTTCATCACCTGGGGAGGAACCGAGAGGGAGGGTCAGGAtggctctgctccctggcaTGAGATGGAGGGAAAGGATGGATCGTACTCTGTGGTGGGTCATATCATAGAACTGTGggatcattaaggttggaaaagccctctaagatcatggagtccacATGTTCCCCAGCTCCACTAacccctgtccccaagtgccacatccacacagctgTTAACTCCCTCCAGGCATGGGGTCTCCAcccttgccctgggcagcctgatcaatgcctgaccaccagggaagaaattttccctcaTATCCaccctaaacctcccctggcacagcctgaggctgtttGCTCTTGTCCTAAAGCAGGAGAAACtcagggatggatccaggagACTGGGACAGCGAGGGGGACTCGGGTTACTGAGGGGACAGAGGAGACA
Protein-coding sequences here:
- the DNAJB13 gene encoding dnaJ homolog subfamily B member 13 isoform X4 is translated as MTSRRPMKKGIYDKFGEEGLKGGIPLELASDNPWSVGYVFHNNPEKVFKEFFGGDNPFAEFFAEDGSEVLPPFGGPRGRGALRKDPPVIRDLYVSLEDLFHGCTKKIKISRRVMNEDGQTSTIRDKILTIDVQPGWKRGTRVTFEKEGDQGPNVIPADIIFVVQEKLHARFKRADNNLIYVASIPLGKALTGCTLDVWTLDGRLLNIPINDIVDPKYCKVVPGEGMPLLQDPQCKGDLLIYFDISFPKTLSPEMKTVLKNVLLPEER